GGGTGAGCTTCGGCACAGAGATTGCGCAAGCCTTGCGTGGCAAAGTACCCGTCTCGTCATTCAACGATCTCGCCGCCTTCGATTTGGACATGACCGCCAGCGCCGAACCACGCATGACCGCCCGCTTACAAAAGATTTACGCGCAAAACCCGCATCTAGGCGGCAATAATGGCGTGCGTATCCAAAATGCGGGGCGTACCTTGTTCGCCGACCTTGGGCTGGTGCAACAGCTTGATGTGAAAGGCTATCAGCCTGCGAATGGCGCAATTTACCCTAACAATAGCTACGGCACACAATTGCGCCAAGCCGCACAATTGATCAAAGCGGGTGTCGGATTAGAATTGGCAACCGTGAATATCGGTGGTTGGGATACGCACCAAACCCAAGGCAATCAAGCGGGCTATCAAGCCAACATGCTAAAGATTTTCGCAGATGGCATCGCCGCCTTGTATGCCGATTTAGGCACTGCCATGCAGGATGTGATGATTCTAACCATGACCGAATTCGGACGGACGGCGGAAGAAAATGGTAGCCAAGGTACCGACCACGGCAACGCGGGATGCTGGTTCGCGCTTGGTGGTGGGGTGCGTAGCGGTGTATACGGACAATGGCCGGGCTTGAGCAAAACCCAATTGTACAAAGGGCGTTATTTGGCGCATTCGGTCGATTTTCGCGATATTTTCGGGGAAGTTGCCAGCAAGCACTTGGGTAATAATGCGCTGGCTAGTTTGTTGCCGGGGCATAACCACACCCCCCTGAATTTTCTGGGATGAACACAATCATCCACCCAAAGCCGCCAAACGCGCCTTGACGTCTGCCAGCTCAGTCTGCAAGGCGACCAACTCGGTCACATCTTTCTGCACCCCGATGTAATACATCACGCCCTCTTCCTCGTCGAAAAATGGGCTGATGCTTAAATCGTTCCAGAACAAACTGCCATCTTTGCGGTAATTGCGTAAGATCACTCTGACCGGCTGTTCAGATTCAATAGCGCTCCGAATCCTACTTAACTCTGCTTGGTCACGGTCGTCGCTTTGCAAGAAACGGCAATCCTGATACAAGCAATCTTCCGCGTTGTAACCTGTCATTTGTTCAAACGCCCGATTAACGTACAACAAAATCGTGTCATTGCCTTCGCGTTCCGCAATCGTAATACCATGCTCAGCGTAGTCGATCAGGGATTGCAGCAATGCCGGGCGAATGGCAGAATTTGTAACGGTTTCCATAGCGCGTATCCAATCATGAGTTATGCAAAATGATAACATTAATCCACGATAAGACACCTATTCCAGACCTATTTAACAGGGAAAATGATCATGATGAGTTTACTGGCGGCGATTGGATTCATGCTAGTGTTGGCGGGTGTTACGGCACTGATTATCGGTAGCGTGCGCTACTTTTTTCCGTTTGTGGATGAGTACATTCCCGAAGAATTCAAAAAGCCGCTCACCATCCAGTTTGCGGCGTATTATTTGCTGGCAGGGCTGTTATTACTGCTGATTCAACCCGCCTGAGGCTTCACGCTCAATGGACGACCGTATGCAACACCGTATGCCGCTCGAAATACACCGAGAACGTGCCATATTG
The sequence above is drawn from the Thiothrix subterranea genome and encodes:
- a CDS encoding DUF1501 domain-containing protein; this encodes MQRRDFLKYMLSSTVAGSAWFANGMPGIATAEAAAAAKSLIVIFQRGGCDGLNVAVPYGDAAYYSLRPTIAIPRAGQTGGALDLNGFFGLHPAMSALHKLYQQGNVAVFPATHYPNASLSHFDSEQFIESGVISKTSNGWLNRHLEASSNSSGMRGVSFGTEIAQALRGKVPVSSFNDLAAFDLDMTASAEPRMTARLQKIYAQNPHLGGNNGVRIQNAGRTLFADLGLVQQLDVKGYQPANGAIYPNNSYGTQLRQAAQLIKAGVGLELATVNIGGWDTHQTQGNQAGYQANMLKIFADGIAALYADLGTAMQDVMILTMTEFGRTAEENGSQGTDHGNAGCWFALGGGVRSGVYGQWPGLSKTQLYKGRYLAHSVDFRDIFGEVASKHLGNNALASLLPGHNHTPLNFLG
- a CDS encoding PAS domain-containing protein, coding for METVTNSAIRPALLQSLIDYAEHGITIAEREGNDTILLYVNRAFEQMTGYNAEDCLYQDCRFLQSDDRDQAELSRIRSAIESEQPVRVILRNYRKDGSLFWNDLSISPFFDEEEGVMYYIGVQKDVTELVALQTELADVKARLAALGG